The Acanthopagrus latus isolate v.2019 chromosome 11, fAcaLat1.1, whole genome shotgun sequence genome segment TCCAGCAGAAAACTAACTGTTAAAAATGTCGTTCAGATTAAAATGGCCATGCAGGAGGTAAGGCCACTCCATTTGGGATGGAAGGTCCGTCCCATTGGTCCAGGCTGGTCCAACACCTGTGTCTTCAGTCCAAGTCAGAGCTCCCCTTGTGTCCTTAAAGGTGGCTATTTGGCCATTTGGTTGAAATCCACTGGGGATGGTAAATGCAGAATGCAAAGCAACCTGAAGGGTATGGGTCCAGCATTTTTTGTGGGTCAGTAGAGGGGGCCACATCAGTAGTTCTTTGCATGTTTGCAAGTAGAATTCTGCTTAGCTACAGACTATTATTGAGTTTCAAAAGTCACCAGAAATCCAAGTGACCAGCCACTCAGCTGTCAGTCCGACAGGCAGTTTGGGCTCCCTGGAATATGTTGTCTTAGCTTATGTAACAGGCCGTCTGGCAGACTTGGACAGACCATCTCATGTAACCCAGCAAAAAGTCAGTGAGAGAGGGCGACCGTTATTGAGTTGTTCAGTCGTCGAGGCGACAGTCACACAGCTCCTTGTAGATCCGCTTGCGGATGCGAGGCATGTCCTCCTGACTGAACAGCAGAGGCTGCTTCACAGACAGACAACGGCAGTACTGACAGAccaagacagaaaagacaagCAGTGAGGGAAAATGATCCACAACCACAGCTACATTAAATGACAGAATCTTCTCTCCGGTATCTTTAGCCCCCCTTAGGGACCTGAGCAAAGATCAAATTGTGTCGAAACCCGGGGCAGGAGAGCCGCTGGAGACACAGctccagtttatttatttttttctgccagggaacagacagataaaacaaagacaggaggcAAACAGTGACAAGATATGGGGCAAATAATACGAGAAATCGGTGATGAACAAAGGGGCGGAAGACAGCTGTAAAGGTGGGAAAGAGTAATGTCTCACCTCGAGGACAAATACTCCACAGTCGCTGTCGTTTTTCTGCTGAGGAATACCCTGAGGAGTCAACAAGCCACAGTCAAGCAGGGAGccccaaaaacaaagagactgTTACAGCTTTAGGACCGAACAGTTTACGTCTCTATGTATTTACTGTACCTAAATTCAACTGTATTATATGCCTGACTGTGATGTATTGTCCAGGGTTCATAAGCTGATTGAAGTTAGTCCAACTACAACAGTAACAActagaaaaatgtaattttgctGTCATTTGCATTCATGTACAACGTTTTCAGTGTCCTGCAGATATGTTTTATGAGTCTTCCATTTATTACTATCAACTTCGTAATAATACAGCAGCTTCCACTTTTACCATCTGATTAACATCCACTGTGCAAGACAGTCAGCGTTACCTTGATGATGGTGATCTTCCAGCCTTTCTGAAAagctgtctgtttcttttctttggcttCAGACAGAAGGTACTTCATAATGTTCTGATagagaagcacacacacacacacacacacacacacacacacacacaaagctgttgGGTCAGCTATAGTAACACTCTGCTTGATGGTTTCTACTTGTTAATGGTGTCGTTGTACTGCTGGTACTGACTTTTCTTCCACAAAAACCTTAAGAGGAACCTCCTTATTTTGGGTCAATTGTCCAAAATGGCACATATTTGTAAATAGCTAATTATTTTGATGGAAGGGAACTCAAACTCAAGACTGTACAGTCGTCTTTATAGCATAGCTATAATATATGGAGATAGTCATAGTATTGAAACCCCTGTGACATTCAAACTCTTTCAAGCaacattaacaaaacacaacaatcaacAAGAAATTTCTCTTTGAAGCATTAATCAACTAAATAACTATCACCATAATTATCTGGTTCAATACACCTTAAGAGGAAAACCTGAATTTCTACAGAAACCCACTGGTACATTCTGACTATTTGCTGTTGCTGACATCAAACCATAGACTGTATAAAAGAAGTGGACGTAGCTGTCTGGTCTGATAAGCTAAGACAATGCTGAGGGTACTTAAAGCTGCATTCTTTCCgatggccagcagggggtgaCTCGGTAAGTACTTAAGTCAGTTTTTGCTAACCAAGCTCCTCCGCGGCTCTaccctctcatccaaatatggtcacttctggctccaaaacaCCAAGCTGGTGATAAGTCAAAAATGTGGTAGTTCACTTCACATGGGTGATGTCACAATAGCTATCTCCACTTCTTTTACACAGTGCAACAAACTGAGAAAACTGCTGATGTCATGATGTTGATGAGTGGTCTTTTTGTCTCATATTGTTTGCTTTACAGAGAttcaaaatataatattcagaaacaaaaaacctgAAGACTTCATCATGCACAGAGGCACTCACAtctgttgtgtgtctgaagaCGATGCCTTGGCTATCGTAGTAACTGATGGTtttggttgccatggtgaccgTGATGAGAGACCAATGGATTTCTAAATGGATGGGAATTAGCAACAGCCACTTGGAGAACAGGTCAACCTGAAATAATTCAACAAATTAACATACACACCAATTAGAGATCAGATTATCAGAGAGATATAgttttgtgtgtgatggatACCTTCCAAAAGCCACAATTTGCAGGATAACAGATTTATCAGCATTTCAGTTTGACGCTAGATAATTATTTTACTTCCTTTACTTGCACAGCTCTCTGGAAATGGTGCTTTTAAGAATTTAGGAACAAATTTCACATGACGGATAATTAATTTATGTAGTTAGCAAACTGAATTACGACTGTTttcccaccaaaaaaaaaaagtgtctggcAGTAAAATCTAGTTTCCTGCTGCAACTAAGCAACTGCTACTTTTGAGCCCAGATTCTGGgaatcaaattaaaagccaGAAATGAAAGTGCAACTGTGATTTTAAGGTTCAGCTGTTGGAAAACTGTCAAAACCactgaaaaataattcaaacgTCCTCCTTACTTTTTTAGTCCATCTCTTCACGCCTTCATAACCCTTGGCAACCAGCTGCTTGTGGAAAAAGCTGTTGAAGAAATGAacctgtgagagagagagaataaaagcaTTACCGCATTACGCCATCAAAATGTCATGTATCtgttaaaacacagcaaaaacaccTAAACATAGCTATTATCTCAACAGTCTTGAAACAATACATTTGTTAGACTTCTGCAGTAATCCCTCTTTTTAATTGTATAAATTAATTTCTATATCATttcagactgaatgaaaaatctgcatttcaaGCCTACAAACACACCCTCACTTACCTTGTGTTGTGTCGCCTCCATGATGAGTTCTCCGTACATGTTGATGACCTAACAAAGAGACAAGTTTCATGAAGACTAACCAATATCACCAACACTACTAATGTGGTATTTATTCTTCCTAATTATTGATGGATTCAAGTTTTGAAGTACATTTCTTATTAGAAGGCTTGACAGACTGAGAAGAAGTGTGATGGAGGCAAGAAAGCCTCTCATTCTCCTTCCCTACCTGGTCATTAAGCCAGTTCTGTTCCTCCAACGTGCTCAGGTCCTCCAGGCCCAGGGTGTGTTTGTTATACGTGACCATGAAGCATGCAATAGGAGCAGAGGCCAGCCCTGCCCTGTACCGAGTCATCTCCTTTTTGATGTCAAGTccactaaaacaaaaacatcacaaggAGAAATGCAGGAGAAATTTTAGACAAACCTCTAAAATATGTATCATCTCCTCAAGGACATTTAAGAGAATATGACAAATAAGGAAAAGGCATTGCCACAGGCTCAaggattaaaaataacactgaaaataaaggGAAGGATGCAAGTCTTTCACAGAAATGAAACTGCTAGAATGTACTTACATAAGGAGCCTTCTCGTTATGCTCACAGAGAGTCTgtggctgaaaataaacatgaaaacgGACTGCGGTTGTGTGTATACTAACGTCTGGCTGAGGTCAGAGTTGCCTTTCTTCTTCAGGTATTCCAGGACATCAGTCTCACTGAGAGGAATGAAACCGCCGTACTTTAAGTAGAAGTTCTCAAGAAACTctgaaagagaggaagtgagcaTCACTGAATCGAGGCGTTGTTCAGAGGTTGAGCAGTTTTGTACTTCTGATGTTAAAAGTCAAATTCACAGCACTGATTCTGAATCCTTTGTTGACGATTAAAGAATTTGATCATGTCAAGATTCTGTGCTTATAATTCTAAGCATTGTTACATGTTGCAGACTTGAGTAATTTATACACTATGATATCTGTACATACTTCACCACTTAAACAGTTTAGGCTTTGTTTGTGTCAAACCCGCAGTTCTGTTTATTTACTTGACCTGTAAATCAAGGCCAAGAAGAGACTGTCCCAGaagaaaaaccccaaacattAATCAAACATGACAGAACTAAGTGTGTGCAGGGATGGGCCTTGTTTATTAATGCCGTCTTTTGAAATTgtaaataagagaaaaaaatctgattcaggaaacatgcagaaacatgcAGACAACAGTTAATACCCATGTAAATATGTTGTTGAATCAGGGTCGATCTTAAATTAGAAATCCGTCCTGGAAGCTAAAACATCTATTGGCGCCCTCGACTATTTGTTTTGTGCAGATAAAAGTGGAACTGaccatgaaattaaaataaaacgtGAGAAAAATTTGTGCATTTCATATTGAAAATGGTTTGACCACAGATACAAGTTTAGATCAAGTCTGTGTATGTAAACGAGGCCAGGTGTTTTATGAATGTCATATGACGGAACGCATACTCAACACatatttctgtcagtttgtgtgtaaaAAGACCCCAATTAACCCTGATTTATTGTGCTTGGTGTTAACACAGTGAGCTGATGATAACTATATTCATGAAGAGGGACACACTAGTGTTGTGACTTTAAGATCACATCTTACCATGGATCGTATCAGTGAGCTGCTCCAGGCTTTCTTCCTCATCCTGCATCTTTCCATCAACATTTCCTCCAATTTTGCCCAACACTTCTTCCATCTGCTCCTTCTCCCAGGTTCCAGGCTGACAGTACAGTCTGTGGTCCCTCAATGCCAAGCAGTGCTGCATGTTGGATACTGAAATAGGGCCCTGGTGTGAAGGAACAACCGCAGCCAGACGAGTAGTTTCCACCTCCATAAGTGAGGCGCAGTGGTCCTCATTTTTTAGTGTGGTGTTGTTTCCGTTGGACAGAGTTGCTGGTTGGGACACAGAGTCTGTCCTGTCAGGATTCTGGTCCACCTGCATCTCAGAGTCGAGGTCCTCAGTAGATCCTGACCTTGAAGCAGGACCTGACTGTCCATTTTCCACTTCACTCATGATCAGGTTGTACTCCTTTGTGTCCTCTTCGGGTTCGGTGTCAGATAGGTTTACAGTGTCTCCGTTTCCAAATGGAGATTCAACTGTGGTAGGGACAGTCTCCTCTCCGTGGTTCATCTCGGCAACATGGTTGTTTGCCCGCTGCACTAACATTGACCGAGGTAGGCTGTATGTTCTAGAACTGATGAAAACACCGCCTAAACCTCCCCTCCTTAGTCCACCTGTTACctctgtttttgctgcagaTATTACTCCCACCATTCCCCTCCCTGCTCTACCTCTACCTCTAACTGCTGGTGTTCCTCTGCCTGCCATTCCCGACAATCTCATCTCCACATCCCTGCTGTCACCACCTCCTTTCCCACCAGCAGCCCCTGAACCCTCTATCAAcatctcctcctttttctgtgCATCCTCTTTCTCTAGTGCAGCAGAGTTCCTCATTGGTCCATCCTGCAGGGAGACTGTGACAGGGAGGGCAGCAGGTGTTTGTGACCGAGTATCAGCCACCACTGCAGTTGTTTGCACCCTCtcattactgttgttgttatcctccacttcctccactgTCTCCTTGGTCAAATCAAGGTTCTTGACATAGTTCAACTGGCCACCCGTTTTCCTTTTTGGGGTGTCCGGGAAGTCACTACAaatcctccctctccctctacCCTTAACTCTCCCCTTCCCTCTGCCTGAGGTTTTGTCATTGTGTCCTTTACTGTTGGGGCCACAGCAGTCACAGGCCTTAGGGGTCCTCTTCCTGCCTGACGAACGGCCATTGACGATGCTTTGAGCAGGGGTCAGTGTTGGTGTCGAGGACTGGGCTGACGCTGGGCTTGAGTTAGTAGCAAGTACTTTTGCTGGAGTTTCAACATGTGGCTCTGTACTGGCAAGACTCGGAGTACAGCGCTGGGTCAAGTCTGCATTGGAGGTAAGGTCTGTGGTGAGGAATTTGGTTGGGGTTTTGGTTAGGTCCTGATCTGTGATATCTCCAGAAGGGGGCACTAGAGGAGCTGCTTGTAGAGGAGGTGCAGTAGCAGGAACAGTTAGATGAGGTGAtgctgatggtgttgttttcattggAGATGAAGAGCCGCTGTGAACCATGACGTCCTCTTTTGGCTCTTCAACCCCATCCCCAACTCCCCCTTGCCGCactcctgtcctctcctttcctttcctttggtCCACTGAATTTTAGGTGCTGAGGTTTGTTCTTTCCCTGGTTATTATTTTCTGAAACTTCCTTCCAGGTTTCTTTTGCCGTGTGGAAAATAAATGGTTCTCAAGCCTTTCCCACCATGGAGGTTATTGATGATAACAGACTAGAACATGGCAGGTAGTGAGTGATGAGTAGACTCTGTGTGGAAGAGTATCACCACCATGGTCTCCTTATTAGAGCAAGTGTGAAATGTgacgaggagaggaagaaatgtgaagaGAGAATAAAAGTCAATGGCAGAAATGTTAGTGAGCACCGCTCAGCTAGCTATAATATTTCATTCCTGTGGTTTAAATCGTACAACGCAATGATGTAAAATTAGACAAGGTGGGATTTTAACTGTGGtggataaaataaaactaacaTCCAAAATCTGTCTTCAGCAACTTAATTCTGATGTCTGTCTACTTCACCGTCTGAGACCACTGCAAATATGTCAGTTCTGTGTTAGGATTTCTATGTTTCAAGTTCATCTCAAAGACTTGCccgtaaaaaaagaaaagaaaaaaggaagtcaGTATTTTCTCAGCCCCCTGCCAATGGAATCAGTTAAATGTTCATAgtccaaaaacatttctggagctccagAGAATAACAGTGTTACAGAATTctcataaacaactgaaatagatggGGACGTGCTCTtagatggggggaaaaaaaaacaaatatcccaaactgatttgaaaagaagttaTTTACCCCCCCTTTAAAGCCAGAATCATCACTAGTGCACACTGTCTGAAGTGCATGCAAGATCCTGGCATCGcgttgagggtgtaaataacagaTTTATGGATTTCTAGGGACTTGATTTATGCTGGACCAGCAGTACAAAGTTTTTTTGGgttgtattttaacattttaatacaagTCTACGTCTGCTTCAGCTGTTAAAAGAGAATGCTGTGACACTGCTAATGTGattttctggaaatgttttgtagactgtGAAACTTCACTCGACTTTCCCATCGATATGAGGGTGAGTAGACAACAactgaatcttcatttttgggtgaactcatcctttgaCATGTCCCAATAAGATTAATTTAGATGTGAATATCTACAACATTAAAAGtgttaacatgttaacatgaCACTGTCACTCTTTATTTGCTGCTGACTGTAAAGGCAGGCCTGTGCTTACTAAAGCAGTTTAACCGGCcagaagaaaacattaacaacatATATGTTTATCAATAATTTTTCCTTCTGCTGAGACAACATTCATCGACTGTGTGAGACCAATTGCAGAACTGAAGTAGCAGCAACAGTAATGCTATCTTCAATTAACAGGTGGATCACTGAAATGTTACACGATGAGAACAATCTTTTTAAGTTTGTGACAAACTCCCTCTCTGCATAATGCACGTTTACAGAGTTTCACTGTCATGCTGTGCTGCTCATTTTTCAGAGCAATTTCAATGTCACCTTTTAAGAGATGTTTTTACGAAACTCACAtttagctagcgttagcaacatggcAGCGACATCTGACAGCCACTGAGCTCCGAATATTCAGAGTATGTAGATAAATTAGTAATTAGCTGCTTTGCTAGTTATCAGCATATCTGCAGGTGTCCACCAGAATTCGCACAATCAATTAAGTTATTAAGATAAAGACAAAGTCCGTTAGCTACGCTAATCTAAAACTGGACAGCGGGCTACTGGAGCATGACCACACATCGTTTGAGAATATGACGTACTGTCAGATAATTTAACGAAGTCAAAAATTACATATGCCAAAGTTTTGCTTCAGTTAGTCATCTTCAGCTAGCTCTGCTAGCTAGCTGAAGCCAAAACATAGGcgaaaacacaaagcagcgactacacacatttcctccattttcaGTAGGAAGTTGGAGGCGcctacacacaaaaaatgagcTGCGAATAGGTATTATAAGAGATATGGCGGACAAGCCAGAAGCATGACGAAAAATGAGAAGAAGCAACATAATACAGTACCTTGTTGAAGAAATAACAAACCGAGTTTCGTCTAACCACGATTTGAAGAAACAACAATCCAAGTTGTCGTCGCTCGTTGATTACGTCACGGCGTCGGGATCAGCTTCGGTCGAGTCCGGATATTCCCCGAAGTAACCTTGAGGTTCCTCCTAATATCATTTCATCCATCCACGCAACATCgcagattttgattttgtaatgggCAAAAGGAAAACTTTCAGATATATACCTGCTTCACTTTTTAAGTATcaatttgcttgtgtttgtatcGCCCTCATAATGTCTCTGTGTTGCCACAGCAAATAAAGCAAGTAGCTGATTAAGAGAAGGAGAACAATGGCATCTAATTCAATACATAGAGTGGAACATGGtcttattattacattataactcccagatcatcactgacacaacacagttttttgATAATCTTTAATTACAAAAGtctaagacagaaaaaacaataaataaaactaaaagtcaAAAAGTAAAGGAATTAAGTACAAAAGTAtcaacaataaaatgtcaaaaaaaggGGGTTACATAAAGAGAACATTAACATGATAATAACTGGTTGCCTAACACCAGTAGTTTCCAACCTTTTCAAAGTAATGCCATTACttctgtaaaacaaagaaatttaCCAAAGATTTAGCTggaaaactgtgtaaaaatgtcacatatcaTTTAGTGAAATGGGGGTGccactaaataaatgaatgttgcaCAAGGTGCATAAGACAGATTTGattgaaaaatgtgctttgaaaaacatacaaacaaaatattaaaatatatttgagcTTATTTCGAGGCTTCAGCACACCAATGAAGACCCCAAAGATAATGCAACAGATTATGCATTGATATTAACACAGTCTGATGCTATATATTTCTATTTGTACATATGGTCAGTGCTATATTTTCTCTACTTGCATGATCAAAAACAATACATAATATGTCTCTTTACAAGTGTCACCtggctccagtgatgtcagGTGGTTAGAAATAAACACCAAACATTTACTGATGCAGCCGTGCAAGGAGTCTTTCATTTCACATACATGTCTTGCAGGGCTGCACTGTGGCACTAATGCCAGGAGGAATCTTGGAAAAtgctgcataaaaaaatgtggtttacaGATACATATTACACTACCAGACTAAATGCAAGTACCTAGTGTGGCATCATGTACAGGTACAGTTATCTTCTTTACAAtttgtacaaaaacaacattggaTGGACTGTAACATTTGGACGATTGACTGATTagatgaattattaatgtttatttccAGAATAGCAAGTCTACAACCTCCCTGATGTTTGAAAAGTgataaaagtgaaagagaagCAGGGCTGTCAAACAGAGTAGGACACACTTGTGAGTGATCCACTTTACACAGAGgaactttctttatttttccagcGTTGGTcttgttttctgcagctgaacTGCAATGAAACCATGTTGTGCTGTGGAAGACAGTGGAGAAGTGGACGTAGATAAAGAagactgtgctgctgcaggcggTGACAGCGGCAGAGTTTGAGCCTGGAAGAGAGGATCAGGGGAAGTAAGTGagcaaaagataaaaacattgtATTGCAGAACAAATTGTGCTTTTTATAACGTAAAGTGGCGTAAAATTACTTTTTCATAGAGCTACACAGAAAATCAGAGTATTGGCGAGAAAGCATAATTACCTCTTAAAGTGTGGCATTGAGAGCTGGGGAATGTATGGTCTTGGAGACAGCAGCGCCTTTGCTGCCCCCTGCTGTTAGTACCTGGAGCTTCAGCTGGTAAACACTGTCAGCCTGAAGACCCCGAACAGACACCGACCGCTGAGACTGTTGACAGCGAAGCACGGTAAGTTCACAGTCATACACATACACTATTCTTCCCTCACAGTATATCTTAATTTAGTAACACTGATGAAGGATTAAAGGGTATTTCTGGTAATATTCCATATTATTCTAATTTTCAACAAACGTTTTACATTATTTGATTTCCATGCCCTGTCTTTGTCAACATAAACCATAAAAAAGTGGGTCGTGATTTTATACTTTGAGattaaaaaatgctgaataatcTTCTAAAACAGCTGGTTACTGTCATTCTTAGCAAACATTACTCAAACAGGAGTAAATAGCTGAAGACTACTTTCACCCACATTCACcctcattgatgtgttttaataCTTTTGAAGTAAGATATCAGGATAAGGATAAAAAACACTATTTGGTATcaattatatatgtattttccACACAATGCTGAAATCTCTCCTCATGTCTCACCGGTGCAATTGTCTGCGTCTGGGAGATAAGTGTGTCTTCCAGCCTTTCTGTTGTCGTGGTAACCCCTGATTGCAGGGTCCAGGTGAACTGGAACCCCTCCACAGCTGCCGGATCCAGGGCCTGCTGGGACATCCTCCAGCGAAGCGTCATGAGCAGGGTGCCGTTGATCTGATGAAAGTCTGTCGTCAGTCGCTCTGGACGCAGTACCACCTTCCTGCCCGACAGGAGGCgctctgacacaaacaaagGGCAACAATATTTCCCTCGGTTATGACAGAACACTTTTACAGACCTGCTGTCCtaaacagtcagtcagagttCGATTAGGAAGGCTGTCAACTGAAGTGCATTTAATAAGTAAACAATAAGCATGTGCTAACATAAAGTGTTTCATTGTATAAACGAATGTATGCTCagtttttgtcatcatttttagGTATTACTTTtccaccccccaaaaaagacaagagaaacacTTCCCTGCACACTTTTAGGGTCTTGTATGATTAATAAAGATcaatggagtgtgtgtgttaatgtaaaTGGGTGCACGTGCAgaggtgtgcatgtgtcttATTCTTACCCTCTGTGTTGCAGGGCAATGCTTTGCCTCCTCTGACCCTGATGGAGGAGCATGTCGGGGTCGTAACCCAGGCAACAGCCTCTGACCCTGGGTCAGCCTTCAGTGCCACGGCAACCCGGTACTTACAGGCAAACAGCAGCCCTGTGATGGTGTGATGGGTGCCCTGGAGTGAGAAAATTAAGTCAagttagaaataaaaacagagacattacAGTGTAAGCTGTACACGGCTGGTTGTTAAAACCGACGTATGACAAGGCTCcttaaaatatacatattacCTCGACTTTTGTTTGGGAACCTGTCTCTTATGAGCAGCTCGTTTGCTCCATGTTAAAATAAACACTGCCGCCTGAAGCGGTACTTGGCAGCTTTGTAGGTTGGCGAGAAATGGCTTAACCGTTTAAAAAAGGCTGAACTTCAGCTAACAGAAATCACAGTCAGTGACCTCAGCAAATTGCACACAGCACTTTGATATTTATCAAACAACTGGGTCTGTGATCCCTTCAGATAAAAGGTTACCACTGGGACGAGATCTAACGTTGGTGAGTCCAGTTCATTTTGTAAACTAGACTCACAGAGCTGCGGGCAGGCATCACACAGCATACGCTCTACCAGCcgatcctttaaaaaaaatgtgtccccTCTGTCTCAGTTTCAGttcatgatttgttttatttaaaagaggCATTAAGTTgctatttgttttatttaattttgatgacACGATTAATGGTCG includes the following:
- the LOC119028820 gene encoding sentrin-specific protease 5-like, giving the protein MVHSGSSSPMKTTPSASPHLTVPATAPPLQAAPLVPPSGDITDQDLTKTPTKFLTTDLTSNADLTQRCTPSLASTEPHVETPAKVLATNSSPASAQSSTPTLTPAQSIVNGRSSGRKRTPKACDCCGPNSKGHNDKTSGRGKGRVKGRGRGRICSDFPDTPKRKTGGQLNYVKNLDLTKETVEEVEDNNNSNERVQTTAVVADTRSQTPAALPVTVSLQDGPMRNSAALEKEDAQKKEEMLIEGSGAAGGKGGGDSRDVEMRLSGMAGRGTPAVRGRGRAGRGMVGVISAAKTEVTGGLRRGGLGGVFISSRTYSLPRSMLVQRANNHVAEMNHGEETVPTTVESPFGNGDTVNLSDTEPEEDTKEYNLIMSEVENGQSGPASRSGSTEDLDSEMQVDQNPDRTDSVSQPATLSNGNNTTLKNEDHCASLMEVETTRLAAVVPSHQGPISVSNMQHCLALRDHRLYCQPGTWEKEQMEEVLGKIGGNVDGKMQDEEESLEQLTDTIHEFLENFYLKYGGFIPLSETDVLEYLKKKGNSDLSQTGLDIKKEMTRYRAGLASAPIACFMVTYNKHTLGLEDLSTLEEQNWLNDQVINMYGELIMEATQHKVHFFNSFFHKQLVAKGYEGVKRWTKKVDLFSKWLLLIPIHLEIHWSLITVTMATKTISYYDSQGIVFRHTTDNIMKYLLSEAKEKKQTAFQKGWKITIIKGIPQQKNDSDCGVFVLEYCRCLSVKQPLLFSQEDMPRIRKRIYKELCDCRLDD